In one Trichlorobacter lovleyi SZ genomic region, the following are encoded:
- a CDS encoding ribosome-binding factor A yields MKHKRSDKVAETIHTTISTILSRGLNDPRIGFVTITGVEVTDDLHLARIFFTVIGDEAAKKSSEAGLNSAARFIRHELGKVLKMRYTPDILFKYDHSQEYGQRIDDLLREVGTGNDGNDSEDR; encoded by the coding sequence ATGAAGCACAAACGTTCGGACAAGGTCGCTGAGACCATCCATACAACCATATCCACGATCCTGTCCCGGGGGTTGAATGACCCCCGGATCGGGTTTGTCACCATTACCGGGGTTGAGGTGACCGATGACCTGCACCTGGCGCGGATCTTTTTTACGGTGATTGGTGATGAGGCCGCTAAAAAGAGTAGTGAAGCAGGTCTGAACAGTGCGGCACGCTTTATCCGCCATGAATTGGGGAAAGTTTTGAAGATGCGCTATACCCCTGACATCCTTTTTAAATATGACCATTCTCAGGAGTATGGCCAGCGGATTGATGACCTGCTGCGGGAGGTGGGAACCGGCAATGACGGAAACGATTCAGAAGATCGTTAA
- a CDS encoding DHH family phosphoesterase, with the protein MTETIQKIVNAIRQSRTVLITSHEGPDGDAIGSSLGLAAFLKAIGKQVVVHLADPVPELYRFLPGADLVCSDIPDQDFDLAFVLDVGEFRRAGKQFGAFTRIGQTINLDHHLTCEHFGNLNLIDEQAAATGLLIWRVAKAYGFTADYATALCLYVAVLTDTGSFRYSNSNQEAFTAAGELVQQGSLNAWHVAEKLYESQPRKRLELLAQALPTLEFVKEGQVASITVTLDMYAATGATAELTDGFVNYPRSVAGVEVSVFFRQLDERKYKVGFRSKGTVNVATLAQAFGGGGHHNAAGGTVEGSLDEVKRIVYGAVEAAQW; encoded by the coding sequence ATGACGGAAACGATTCAGAAGATCGTTAACGCTATCCGGCAGAGCCGGACCGTTTTGATTACCAGCCATGAAGGCCCTGATGGTGATGCCATTGGCTCGTCATTGGGGCTTGCTGCATTTTTGAAGGCGATCGGCAAGCAGGTGGTAGTGCATCTGGCTGACCCGGTGCCTGAACTGTACCGCTTTCTGCCCGGTGCTGATCTGGTCTGCAGCGATATCCCTGATCAGGATTTTGATCTTGCCTTTGTGCTGGATGTAGGAGAGTTCCGCCGTGCAGGCAAACAATTTGGTGCCTTTACCCGGATTGGTCAAACCATCAACCTTGATCACCACCTGACCTGCGAACATTTTGGCAACCTTAACCTGATCGATGAACAGGCTGCGGCAACCGGCCTGCTGATCTGGCGGGTTGCCAAGGCCTACGGCTTCACCGCGGATTATGCTACCGCCCTCTGTCTCTATGTGGCGGTGCTGACTGATACCGGTTCGTTTCGCTACTCAAACTCGAATCAGGAAGCCTTTACTGCTGCAGGTGAACTGGTTCAGCAGGGCAGTTTGAATGCCTGGCATGTGGCGGAAAAACTGTATGAAAGCCAGCCTCGCAAGCGTCTTGAGCTGCTGGCACAGGCGCTGCCGACCCTTGAGTTTGTGAAAGAGGGGCAGGTTGCCTCAATCACCGTGACACTGGATATGTATGCTGCAACAGGTGCGACGGCCGAGTTGACCGATGGATTTGTAAACTACCCGCGCTCGGTGGCCGGGGTTGAGGTGTCAGTGTTTTTTCGTCAGCTCGATGAACGCAAGTACAAGGTCGGCTTCCGTTCGAAGGGAACTGTCAATGTGGCTACACTCGCCCAGGCCTTTGGCGGCGGCGGTCATCACAACGCTGCCGGAGGCACGGTGGAGGGAAGCCTGGACGAGGTCAAGCGGATCGTCTATGGAGCGGTTGAAGCAGCACAGTGGTAG
- the truB gene encoding tRNA pseudouridine(55) synthase TruB: protein MVDGFLVIDKPAGISSHDVVNRVRRILGTRKVGHTGTLDPFATGVLPIAVGEGTKAIQFLDEGEKAYEAVIRLGLVTDTLDITGTVLQEHDSGGLGQEQLLSAMEALTGEISQVPPMYSAIKQGGQPLYKLARKGIEVERQSRQVIIHSFELLEFSSPLATVRAHCSRGTYVRTLADDLGKLLGCGACLTALRRTLSGPFRLADAMTLEQLASYAEEGVAQHHVVHVPTALSHLAQIQLTESELQKLKNGIPPRDRLLEMPPGMFSLMYGQQVIAVAEQTPEKAVSLKRVFN from the coding sequence GTGGTAGACGGCTTTCTGGTCATTGATAAACCTGCCGGTATCAGCTCCCATGATGTCGTTAACCGGGTGCGGCGTATCCTTGGTACCAGGAAGGTCGGTCATACCGGCACCCTTGATCCCTTTGCAACCGGAGTATTGCCGATTGCTGTGGGTGAAGGCACCAAGGCGATCCAGTTTCTGGATGAAGGTGAAAAGGCCTATGAGGCGGTCATCCGGCTTGGCCTGGTAACTGATACCCTTGATATCACCGGAACTGTGCTGCAGGAACATGATTCTGGCGGGCTAGGGCAGGAACAGCTTTTAAGCGCTATGGAAGCCCTGACGGGCGAAATCAGTCAGGTTCCGCCGATGTACTCTGCCATCAAGCAGGGTGGGCAGCCGTTGTACAAGCTGGCTCGCAAAGGGATTGAGGTTGAACGGCAATCCCGCCAGGTCATCATTCACAGCTTTGAACTGCTTGAGTTCTCATCACCCCTGGCAACCGTTCGGGCACACTGCTCACGTGGTACCTATGTGCGGACATTGGCTGATGATCTGGGAAAACTGCTTGGATGCGGTGCCTGTCTGACTGCGTTGCGGCGTACCCTAAGCGGCCCGTTCCGGCTGGCTGATGCCATGACGCTGGAACAGCTTGCCAGCTATGCAGAAGAAGGTGTCGCACAACATCATGTTGTGCATGTGCCGACAGCACTTTCCCACCTGGCTCAGATTCAATTGACTGAATCTGAGCTGCAGAAGCTTAAAAACGGTATTCCGCCTCGGGACAGGCTGCTTGAGATGCCCCCCGGTATGTTCAGCCTGATGTATGGCCAACAGGTGATAGCAGTTGCAGAACAGACCCCTGAGAAGGCTGTCAGCCTGAAAAGGGTCTTCAACTGA
- the rpsO gene encoding 30S ribosomal protein S15 → MLATEKKQEIINNFKKHEGDTGSPEVQIAILTARIVYLTDHFKIHKKDHHSRRGLLKLVGQRRRMLDYLKSRDLDRYKKVIEQLGIRR, encoded by the coding sequence GTGCTGGCTACAGAAAAAAAGCAGGAAATCATTAACAACTTTAAGAAGCATGAAGGCGATACCGGATCCCCTGAGGTCCAGATTGCAATCCTGACCGCACGCATTGTGTATCTGACCGATCACTTCAAGATCCACAAGAAGGATCATCACAGCCGTCGCGGTCTGTTGAAGCTGGTTGGCCAGCGTCGTCGCATGCTTGACTATCTCAAGTCCCGTGATCTTGATCGTTACAAGAAGGTGATCGAGCAGCTCGGTATCCGCAGGTAG
- the pnp gene encoding polyribonucleotide nucleotidyltransferase, whose translation MTFNEKCVEAQVGNMNVKISTGKMAKQASGAVVISSGDTMVLVTVVGTKEAKPGQDFFPLTVNYTEKTYAGGKIPGSFFKREGRPSEDETLICRLIDRPIRPLFPESYLCDTQVMATVISAEEDHDPAILSMIGASAALMISDIPFEGPIAGVKVGRVDGKLIANPSAEQLKLSDLEIVVAAGKDAIFMVEGEADFVSEEDLLEAVFFAKDAVQGILAAQEELARQVGVAKREVAPLVVDEALKAKVKALAFDRIAQAFKIKAKQERYAAVAQIKEEVVAALAEEFEGRDKEIKGFIGDIEYDRMRHDVLETGIRIDGRDTKTVRPIAIEAGLLPRAHGSTLFTRGETQVLAAATLGTSQDEQRMDSLYGEYRKKFMLHYNFPPFSVGETSFRLAPGRREIGHGMLAERAISAILPNHDDFPYTIRIVAETLESNGSSSMATVCGGCLSLMDAGVPVKAPVAGIAMGLIKEGEKVAILTDILGDEDHLGDMDFKVAGSADGVTALQMDIKIGGVSKEIMQQALKQAKEGRLHILGKMAQCLAAPREEMSAFAPRITTIWIKPDRIRDVIGTGGKTIRSITEATGVMIDIDSDNSGKINIASSDKAACDAAIQMIRGLTDEVEEGKLYMGTVKKIMEFGAFVEVLPGTDGLVHISELDETRVKNVTDILNEGDKVLVKCIGVDKQGKIKLSRKAALGQSLEEKD comes from the coding sequence ATGACATTCAACGAAAAGTGCGTAGAAGCTCAGGTAGGAAACATGAACGTAAAGATCTCCACCGGCAAGATGGCCAAGCAGGCCAGTGGTGCGGTGGTGATCAGCAGTGGCGATACCATGGTGCTGGTGACCGTGGTGGGCACCAAAGAGGCAAAGCCGGGTCAGGATTTCTTTCCTTTGACCGTCAACTACACCGAGAAGACCTATGCCGGTGGCAAGATTCCCGGCAGTTTCTTCAAGCGCGAAGGGCGTCCCTCCGAGGACGAGACCTTGATCTGCCGTCTGATCGACCGTCCGATCCGTCCTCTGTTCCCGGAATCCTACCTGTGTGATACCCAGGTCATGGCAACCGTTATTTCAGCAGAAGAAGACCATGATCCTGCTATTCTCTCCATGATTGGCGCATCTGCAGCCCTGATGATTTCCGACATCCCGTTTGAAGGCCCGATTGCCGGTGTTAAAGTAGGCCGTGTTGATGGCAAGCTGATTGCCAACCCCAGTGCAGAGCAGCTGAAGCTGAGTGACCTGGAGATCGTGGTTGCTGCCGGTAAGGATGCCATCTTCATGGTTGAAGGTGAGGCCGACTTTGTTTCTGAAGAAGATCTGCTTGAGGCGGTCTTCTTTGCCAAGGACGCAGTGCAGGGAATCCTGGCTGCACAGGAAGAGCTGGCCAGGCAGGTTGGTGTTGCCAAGCGTGAAGTAGCTCCTCTGGTTGTTGATGAAGCACTGAAGGCAAAGGTAAAGGCGCTGGCCTTTGATCGTATTGCCCAGGCATTCAAGATCAAGGCCAAGCAGGAGCGTTATGCTGCTGTAGCCCAGATCAAGGAAGAGGTAGTTGCCGCCCTGGCGGAAGAGTTCGAAGGTCGTGATAAAGAGATCAAAGGCTTTATCGGCGATATAGAATATGATCGTATGCGTCACGATGTGCTGGAAACCGGCATCCGTATTGATGGCCGTGATACCAAAACCGTTCGTCCGATCGCCATTGAGGCCGGCCTGCTGCCCCGCGCACACGGCTCCACCCTGTTTACCCGTGGTGAGACCCAGGTGCTGGCTGCTGCCACGCTGGGTACTTCACAGGATGAGCAGCGGATGGATTCGCTCTACGGCGAATACCGCAAGAAGTTCATGCTGCACTATAACTTTCCTCCCTTCTCGGTTGGTGAAACCAGCTTCCGTCTGGCTCCGGGCCGTCGTGAGATCGGTCACGGCATGTTGGCAGAGCGGGCTATCTCCGCTATCCTGCCGAACCATGATGACTTTCCGTACACCATCCGGATCGTGGCAGAGACTCTGGAGAGCAACGGTTCCTCCTCCATGGCCACTGTCTGCGGCGGCTGCCTCTCCCTGATGGATGCCGGTGTACCGGTCAAGGCACCGGTAGCCGGTATTGCCATGGGTCTGATCAAGGAAGGCGAGAAGGTTGCCATCCTGACCGACATCCTGGGGGATGAAGATCATCTGGGCGATATGGACTTCAAGGTTGCCGGTTCCGCAGACGGTGTAACTGCCCTGCAGATGGATATCAAGATCGGTGGCGTCAGCAAGGAGATCATGCAGCAGGCCCTGAAGCAGGCCAAGGAAGGCCGTCTGCATATCCTGGGCAAGATGGCCCAGTGTCTGGCTGCCCCCCGTGAAGAGATGTCTGCCTTTGCCCCGCGTATCACTACCATCTGGATCAAGCCTGACCGGATCCGCGATGTTATCGGTACCGGCGGCAAGACCATCCGCAGCATTACCGAGGCAACCGGCGTCATGATTGATATTGATTCCGACAACAGCGGCAAGATCAATATCGCCAGCTCCGACAAGGCTGCCTGTGATGCGGCGATCCAGATGATCCGCGGCCTGACTGATGAGGTTGAAGAAGGCAAGCTCTATATGGGTACCGTCAAGAAGATCATGGAGTTTGGTGCCTTTGTTGAAGTGCTGCCCGGCACTGATGGTCTGGTGCATATCTCTGAGCTGGACGAGACCCGCGTCAAGAATGTGACCGATATCCTGAATGAAGGCGACAAGGTGCTGGTCAAGTGTATCGGCGTGGATAAACAGGGTAAGATCAAGCTCTCGCGCAAGGCCGCTCTTGGCCAGTCGCTGGAAGAAAAAGACTGA
- the speA gene encoding arginine decarboxylase — MERWSINESAKVYNLDNWGADLFSINKKGNICVHPSSNSKNAIDLRALVDDLIKRKIKPPILLRFMDVLQGRIASINRVFRNAIAENDYPAKYQTFYPIKVNQQRQVVEAIASYGKRYNIGLEVGSKPELVAGIAISTGNGLPIICNGYKDAEYIETVLFATRVGYNITIVVEKLFELEKIIELAKKTGIRPSLGIRVKLSSKGTGKWATSGGEDAKFGLRMSEIMAAIKMLQEADLLDCVNLLHSHIGSQVTKIDKIKTALIEAARIYSEMRKLGVNIQYLDIGGGLGVDYDGSKSSYFSSVNYTVEEYANDVIYQIKNICDEAGVDCPNIISESGRATVAHYSVLVTNVLNTNTQNLMPDYEQILEEMEKPAPTVKKLLDIYKSIDRYSLREDYHDTLQLINEAVSLFNLGYLTLQDRAIAEWLYSKIIKKINSIVEKIKPIPEELQNFQLALRQTYFANFSLFQSIPDSWAIDQLFPIMPLQRLGQRPDVMASIADITCDSDGEITSFVGENGRSKFLPMHKLKKDEDYYIGFFLIGAYQEILGDLHNLFGDTNAVHITFNKKTGYMIDTVINGDATWETLKYVQYKGPEILKHVRDNLEKQVAIKKVSIEESSHFIELLDRTLLGYTYLGE, encoded by the coding sequence ATGGAACGCTGGTCAATCAATGAGTCTGCCAAGGTATACAACCTGGATAACTGGGGGGCAGACCTGTTTTCAATCAACAAAAAGGGCAATATCTGCGTTCACCCTTCCTCAAACTCAAAGAACGCCATTGATTTGCGCGCCCTGGTTGATGACCTGATCAAGCGTAAGATCAAGCCGCCGATCCTGCTCCGTTTCATGGATGTGCTGCAGGGGCGGATCGCCTCCATCAACCGGGTCTTCCGTAATGCCATTGCGGAAAACGACTATCCTGCCAAGTATCAGACCTTCTACCCGATCAAGGTAAATCAGCAGCGCCAGGTGGTTGAGGCGATTGCCAGCTACGGCAAACGCTACAATATCGGCCTTGAGGTCGGTTCAAAGCCGGAGCTGGTGGCAGGGATCGCTATCTCCACCGGCAATGGCCTACCGATCATCTGCAACGGCTACAAGGATGCCGAATATATCGAGACCGTGCTGTTTGCCACCCGGGTCGGCTACAACATCACCATCGTGGTTGAGAAGCTGTTTGAGCTGGAAAAGATCATTGAACTTGCCAAGAAGACCGGTATCAGACCCAGCCTGGGTATCCGGGTCAAGCTCTCCTCCAAAGGGACCGGTAAATGGGCCACCAGCGGCGGCGAAGATGCCAAGTTCGGTCTGCGGATGTCAGAGATCATGGCAGCCATCAAGATGCTGCAGGAGGCGGATCTGCTGGACTGTGTCAACCTGCTGCATTCCCATATCGGCAGCCAGGTCACGAAGATCGACAAGATCAAGACCGCCCTGATTGAGGCAGCCCGGATTTACTCGGAGATGCGCAAGCTGGGGGTCAATATCCAGTATCTGGATATTGGCGGTGGTCTGGGGGTTGATTATGACGGTTCCAAGTCCAGCTATTTCTCCAGTGTCAACTACACCGTGGAAGAGTACGCCAATGACGTGATCTACCAGATCAAGAACATCTGCGATGAAGCCGGGGTGGACTGCCCCAACATCATCTCAGAATCCGGCCGAGCCACGGTTGCCCATTATTCCGTGCTGGTCACCAATGTCCTGAACACCAACACCCAGAACCTGATGCCGGATTATGAGCAGATTCTTGAAGAGATGGAAAAGCCGGCCCCCACGGTTAAAAAACTGCTGGATATTTACAAGAGCATTGACCGCTATTCACTGCGGGAGGATTACCACGACACCCTGCAGCTGATCAATGAGGCGGTCAGCCTGTTCAATCTGGGGTATCTGACCCTGCAGGATCGTGCCATTGCCGAGTGGCTCTATTCCAAGATCATTAAGAAGATCAACAGTATTGTGGAGAAGATCAAACCGATCCCGGAGGAGTTGCAGAACTTCCAGCTTGCCCTGCGCCAGACCTATTTTGCCAACTTTTCGCTGTTCCAGTCCATTCCTGACTCCTGGGCCATTGATCAGCTCTTCCCGATCATGCCGTTGCAGCGCCTGGGCCAGCGTCCTGATGTGATGGCCTCAATCGCGGATATTACCTGTGATTCAGACGGTGAGATCACCAGCTTTGTAGGGGAAAATGGACGCAGCAAGTTCCTGCCGATGCACAAGCTGAAAAAAGACGAAGATTACTACATCGGCTTTTTCCTGATCGGTGCCTATCAAGAAATTCTGGGTGATCTGCACAACCTGTTTGGTGACACCAATGCCGTGCATATCACCTTCAACAAAAAGACCGGCTACATGATTGATACGGTCATCAACGGTGATGCCACTTGGGAAACCCTGAAGTATGTCCAGTACAAGGGGCCGGAGATCCTTAAGCATGTGCGGGATAACCTTGAAAAACAAGTTGCCATCAAGAAGGTCTCCATTGAGGAGAGCAGCCACTTTATTGAACTGTTGGATAGAACCCTGTTGGGCTATACATACCTGGGTGAATAG
- a CDS encoding saccharopine dehydrogenase family protein has protein sequence MNNVLIIGAGGVGQVVAHKCAQRRDIFTEITLASRTKAKCDAIAAQLGNSIKTAQVDADNVPELVALIKQVQPKLVINVALPYQDLTIMDACLETGVDYLDTANYEPLDTAKFEYSWQWAYQDRFKQAGLMALLGSGFDPGVTNVYTALAAKKYLDVVEELDIIDANAGSHGQPFATNFNPEINIREVTATCRHWENGQFVESPALSTKRVFDFPEGIGPMNCYRLYHEEMESIVKHIPTIKKAQFWMTFSDNYLKHLEVLQNVGMTRIDEVEFNGQKIVPIQFLKALLPDPGSLGPLTKGKTCIGVIARGQKDGKRKQVYIYNICDHEACYKEVQSQAISYTTGVPAVVGAIMMLTRQWHAAGVWNMEQFDPELFLEVLGPMGLPTVVVDGGEWPEL, from the coding sequence ATGAATAACGTACTCATCATTGGTGCCGGCGGTGTCGGCCAGGTTGTTGCCCACAAATGTGCCCAGCGTCGTGACATCTTTACCGAGATTACGCTGGCCTCCCGTACCAAAGCCAAGTGCGATGCCATTGCAGCCCAGTTGGGCAACAGCATCAAGACCGCCCAGGTGGATGCTGATAACGTACCCGAGCTGGTGGCCCTGATCAAGCAGGTACAACCCAAGCTGGTGATTAACGTGGCCCTGCCGTATCAGGATCTGACCATCATGGATGCCTGCCTCGAGACCGGCGTTGATTACCTGGATACCGCCAATTATGAGCCGCTGGATACGGCCAAATTTGAGTATTCCTGGCAATGGGCCTATCAGGACCGCTTCAAGCAGGCCGGCCTGATGGCGCTGCTGGGGTCCGGTTTCGATCCGGGCGTTACCAACGTCTACACTGCCCTGGCAGCCAAGAAGTATCTGGATGTGGTGGAAGAACTGGATATCATCGATGCCAACGCAGGTAGCCATGGCCAGCCCTTTGCCACCAACTTCAACCCTGAGATCAACATCCGTGAAGTAACCGCCACCTGCCGTCACTGGGAAAACGGCCAGTTTGTGGAAAGCCCGGCGCTTTCCACCAAGCGGGTCTTTGATTTTCCTGAGGGAATCGGGCCGATGAACTGCTACCGTCTCTACCATGAAGAGATGGAGTCAATCGTCAAGCATATCCCCACCATCAAAAAGGCCCAGTTCTGGATGACCTTTTCCGACAACTACCTCAAGCACCTTGAAGTGCTGCAGAACGTGGGCATGACCCGGATTGATGAGGTGGAGTTCAATGGCCAGAAGATCGTGCCGATCCAGTTCCTCAAGGCGCTGCTGCCGGATCCCGGTTCTTTGGGGCCGCTTACCAAGGGCAAGACCTGCATCGGTGTGATTGCACGCGGTCAGAAGGATGGTAAGCGCAAGCAGGTCTATATCTACAATATCTGCGACCACGAGGCCTGCTACAAAGAGGTTCAGTCCCAGGCCATCAGCTACACAACCGGCGTACCGGCTGTGGTGGGGGCGATTATGATGCTGACCAGGCAATGGCATGCAGCGGGTGTCTGGAACATGGAACAGTTTGATCCTGAACTGTTCCTTGAAGTGCTGGGGCCGATGGGGCTGCCTACAGTGGTAGTTGACGGCGGCGAGTGGCCTGAGCTGTAG
- the nspC gene encoding carboxynorspermidine decarboxylase, giving the protein MTGIDCEKIAQLAPSPAYVVDLGRLRHNLAILDQVQQRSGARILMALKAFSMWSTFPLISKTLHGVCASSPWEARLGREEFGREVHSFAAAFKESDVVELLSISNHLVFNSFNQLERFRPLWEKEQGRVSIGLRVNPEHSEGHTAIYDPCAPTSRLGIPVAEFEGRSLAGVEGLHFHTLCEQLFEPLERTARAFEEKFGRYLQGMKWLNLGGGHHITREGYDIDGLVELVTYFKNKYGVEVYLEPGEAIAIGTGLLVSEVLDVVHNQMDIAILDVSATCHMPDILEMPYRPDITGGFKAGEKPYTYRLGGPSCLAGDVIGDWSFDQPLKAGDRLVFEDMAHYTMVKTTTFNGIHHPHLCTFEPDTGQLQVVRSFGYPDFKSKLS; this is encoded by the coding sequence ATGACCGGTATTGATTGTGAAAAAATAGCTCAGTTAGCCCCTTCACCCGCCTACGTGGTTGATCTGGGCAGGTTGCGCCACAATTTGGCAATTCTGGATCAGGTGCAGCAACGCAGCGGTGCCAGGATACTGATGGCATTGAAGGCGTTCTCCATGTGGAGCACCTTCCCACTGATCAGCAAGACCCTGCACGGCGTTTGTGCCAGTTCTCCCTGGGAAGCACGTCTGGGACGGGAAGAGTTTGGCCGTGAGGTACACAGCTTTGCTGCTGCCTTCAAGGAAAGCGATGTGGTGGAACTGCTGAGTATCTCCAATCATCTGGTCTTTAACTCTTTCAATCAGTTAGAGAGGTTCAGGCCCTTGTGGGAAAAAGAACAGGGCAGGGTCTCCATCGGTCTGCGGGTTAATCCCGAGCACTCTGAAGGTCACACCGCCATCTATGATCCCTGCGCCCCCACATCCAGGCTGGGTATTCCGGTTGCCGAGTTTGAAGGACGCTCTCTGGCTGGAGTCGAAGGGTTGCACTTCCATACCCTTTGTGAACAGCTCTTTGAGCCGCTGGAACGGACTGCCAGGGCGTTTGAAGAGAAGTTTGGCAGGTATCTGCAAGGGATGAAGTGGCTCAACCTGGGTGGAGGGCACCATATCACCCGCGAAGGCTATGATATTGACGGGCTGGTGGAACTGGTCACGTATTTCAAGAATAAGTATGGGGTGGAGGTCTATCTGGAACCGGGTGAGGCGATTGCCATCGGCACCGGTCTGCTGGTCAGCGAAGTGCTGGATGTGGTGCATAACCAGATGGATATTGCTATTCTTGATGTCTCGGCCACCTGCCATATGCCGGATATTCTGGAGATGCCCTACCGCCCAGACATCACCGGCGGGTTCAAGGCTGGTGAGAAACCATACACCTATCGCTTGGGTGGTCCTTCCTGTCTGGCCGGTGACGTGATCGGTGACTGGTCCTTTGATCAGCCCCTTAAAGCAGGTGACCGGCTGGTGTTTGAAGATATGGCCCATTACACCATGGTCAAAACAACCACCTTTAACGGTATTCACCATCCCCATCTCTGCACCTTTGAGCCGGATACCGGACAGCTGCAGGTGGTGCGCAGCTTTGGCTATCCTGACTTCAAATCAAAGCTTTCCTAA
- a CDS encoding HK97 family phage prohead protease, with the protein MDADCTRKWINIACRFIGYAANFNSRSEDLGGFREVLAAGCFSEALTTSDVRALFNHNPDLILGRNNAGTLRLFEDGHGLKFEIDPPDTTYANDLKVSMNRGDITQCSFGFNVAEGGDVWRKEPDGTWLRTITKVDRLYDVSPVTYPAYPTTSCAVRSMLQKQSELEASNASAGADPDIYRRRLELDMI; encoded by the coding sequence TTGGACGCCGATTGCACCCGTAAATGGATCAATATTGCATGCCGATTCATAGGATATGCAGCAAACTTTAACTCACGGTCTGAAGACCTTGGCGGTTTTCGGGAAGTGCTTGCCGCTGGCTGTTTCAGTGAAGCTCTGACAACCTCTGATGTCCGGGCGCTGTTCAATCATAACCCCGACTTGATCTTAGGCCGCAACAATGCCGGTACGCTGCGACTGTTTGAGGATGGCCACGGCTTAAAGTTTGAAATTGACCCGCCTGACACCACCTATGCTAATGACCTGAAAGTTTCAATGAATCGCGGGGACATTACGCAATGTTCTTTCGGTTTCAATGTTGCTGAAGGCGGGGACGTTTGGCGGAAGGAACCGGACGGAACATGGTTGCGAACCATTACAAAGGTTGACCGGCTGTATGATGTTTCGCCGGTAACGTATCCGGCTTACCCAACAACTTCTTGTGCTGTCCGGTCTATGCTGCAAAAGCAGAGCGAACTTGAAGCTTCAAATGCAAGCGCCGGGGCTGATCCTGACATTTACCGACGACGGCTTGAGCTTGATATGATTTAA
- a CDS encoding IS110 family RNA-guided transposase produces the protein MEKCITYVGLDVHKNSIDVALADEGRDKEVRYYGTIDGSLDALDKVLRKLVSRGTELRFVYEAGPCGYDIYRHLTRKGFDCIVVAPSLIPKKSGSRIKNDRRDAEMLARLHRAGELTPVYVPRIEDEAMRDLCRARIDAKNAERKARQQLNAFLLRSGFRYSGKTLWSLAHWRWISDIHMTHSAQQITLQEYVDAVRSNTERVDRITEQICLLAAEWRLGPVVEALQALRGVSLVVASTTVAELGDLSRFDNPRHLMAYLGLVPSEHSSGESTQRGGITKTGNGHARRMLVEAAWSYRLPARVSRRLRDRQQNLPQAVWEIAWKAQLRLCARYKRLVTKGKQAQVVITAIARELSAFMWAIAQAVPVAS, from the coding sequence ATGGAAAAGTGTATCACGTATGTCGGGCTTGATGTTCACAAAAACTCCATAGATGTCGCTTTGGCCGATGAAGGCCGTGACAAGGAAGTCCGTTACTACGGCACTATTGACGGCAGTCTTGATGCATTGGACAAAGTTCTCAGAAAACTGGTTTCTCGTGGTACCGAACTTCGATTCGTCTATGAAGCTGGCCCGTGCGGTTATGACATCTATCGGCACCTAACCCGTAAGGGTTTTGATTGTATCGTGGTTGCCCCTTCTTTGATTCCCAAGAAGAGCGGCAGCCGAATAAAGAATGATCGGCGTGATGCCGAGATGCTGGCCCGTCTGCACCGAGCAGGCGAACTGACTCCGGTCTATGTTCCGCGCATCGAAGATGAGGCAATGCGCGACCTCTGCAGGGCCCGTATCGATGCAAAGAATGCTGAGCGAAAGGCCCGTCAGCAATTGAATGCATTTCTGCTGCGCAGCGGCTTCCGCTATAGCGGCAAAACACTCTGGAGTCTTGCCCATTGGCGTTGGATCTCCGACATACACATGACGCATTCCGCACAGCAGATCACCCTGCAGGAGTATGTGGATGCAGTCAGATCGAACACAGAGCGCGTTGATAGGATCACGGAACAGATTTGCCTGCTTGCTGCAGAATGGCGACTTGGTCCGGTTGTCGAAGCGCTCCAAGCTCTGCGGGGAGTCTCTCTGGTAGTTGCCTCAACCACCGTTGCTGAGCTTGGTGACTTGAGTCGCTTTGACAATCCCCGACATCTGATGGCGTATCTGGGGCTTGTACCTTCAGAACACTCAAGTGGAGAGTCAACACAGCGAGGCGGTATAACCAAGACTGGCAATGGACATGCACGCCGAATGCTGGTCGAAGCTGCCTGGTCGTATCGGTTGCCGGCACGGGTTAGCAGGCGACTTCGAGACCGACAACAGAATCTGCCGCAAGCGGTATGGGAGATTGCCTGGAAGGCACAGCTCAGACTTTGCGCCCGCTACAAACGACTTGTTACCAAAGGCAAGCAGGCACAGGTAGTCATTACCGCCATTGCCAGAGAACTGTCCGCATTCATGTGGGCTATAGCCCAAGCAGTACCAGTCGCATCGTAA